A single genomic interval of Flavihumibacter rivuli harbors:
- a CDS encoding helix-turn-helix transcriptional regulator has protein sequence MNRIDRLFGILTMLQSKKYVPAEKIAEKFGISIRTVYRDIKAIGEQGVPLGFEQGKGYYVMQGYFLPPVSFTTEEANALLLMEAMVGGFADLSIKKHYSSALGKVKTVLRHQQKEKLEFLDRNIKFHLPECFMPDYAYLSKIQAAIAGRTILEIAYENKEGIASRRRVEPIGLVFYAFAWHLIGWCHHRKDYRDFRVSRIKSMVSTDLPFLNESLMDLNDYVKLCPIDQ, from the coding sequence ATGAATCGGATCGATCGCCTTTTTGGGATACTCACCATGTTGCAGTCGAAGAAATATGTGCCGGCTGAAAAGATCGCGGAGAAATTCGGGATCAGCATCCGGACCGTATACCGTGATATCAAGGCCATTGGTGAGCAAGGTGTTCCGCTGGGCTTTGAACAGGGCAAAGGATACTATGTGATGCAGGGATACTTCCTGCCCCCGGTCTCCTTTACGACGGAAGAGGCCAATGCGCTCCTGTTGATGGAAGCCATGGTGGGTGGTTTTGCCGACCTGTCGATCAAGAAGCATTATTCTTCCGCCCTCGGTAAGGTGAAAACAGTTCTGAGGCATCAACAGAAAGAGAAGCTGGAATTCCTTGACCGCAATATCAAGTTCCATTTGCCGGAATGCTTCATGCCCGATTATGCCTATCTCTCGAAGATCCAGGCTGCTATTGCCGGTAGGACCATCCTGGAGATCGCTTATGAGAATAAGGAGGGGATTGCCAGCAGGAGAAGGGTAGAGCCCATCGGCCTGGTCTTTTATGCCTTTGCCTGGCACCTGATCGGCTGGTGCCATCACCGCAAGGATTACCGTGATTTCAGGGTGTCCAGGATCAAGTCCATGGTCAGCACCGACCTGCCTTTCCTGAATGAAAGCCTGATGGACCTGAATGATTATGTCAAGCTTTGCCCGATAGATCAATAA
- a CDS encoding S8 family peptidase, whose amino-acid sequence MRITLFLALCAFSSVSSLAQGLTDRDSSLSLLRRGITENKVGTTIREPFNPSQKAYAIPGQTLPKGIRVLRSFNKDYVIVAIPTEQEWNSLIRQGIQPIAVNDYWKLSPELAETVLAAKQDDQQQSYLVELSDPKAFTDHYIGNRNISFSKVSGQHNIAIIRTSFHWLEKHILQDTMVRFIARQRQPVVERELTGFDLSANAVNAAHRLWPDIDGRGLTVSIKEEIMDTVDIDFKGRYKSSPDAAKLMQAHATTMTTIIAGGGNTYFTGTGVARGSQFSSSDFANLLPDNDANLTGTGISVQNHSYGTGIENFYGADARAYDQQVNALPYLVHVFSAGNSGSLTSTSGPYAGIEKMANLTGSFKMAKNVILVAAMDSIGNIPAAISRGPAYDGRLKPELVAFGEDGSSGAAALVSGFSLLIQQSYRDKHGQLPSAALVKSILASTATDIGARGIDFASGYGAVNAVRAIALVKKGQYHNGMINTGQQDSYRLTIPENIGQARIVLSWLDPAALTNSNTALVNDLDLELVNELTGEIWQPWVLNSTPSLDALTQLATRKRDSLNNTEMISLDIPAAGNYLVKIRANNLATNLQAYALSWHFDTLNTFQFTFPVKGDNLLPGKRNTLRWQSGYNGTGQLEYQLNNSGSWQSMDPNVDLSTPHYKWQAPDQFASITFRMTIGANTYHSDTVSISNNLLIRTGFNCVDSFLIYWQKAPTAVQGYRLYRLGDRYLEPFTELTDTALVQYASNNPYEYFTVAPILANGVEAEKAYTFNYKTQQTGCYIRNFLADAGQPNEARLTLELGTTYSVKKIGFEQLTKNGFIELSAVSPVVTFQNITTTFASNGLNIFRAYVELENGTRLYTPNESVYQFNENPYYVFPNPVNKGQSLRVMVEDPEGTSFVLYDINGRLLFQQRLSNTIQSIDLSRLQAGIYIYTIIKDGQRQLTKKLVIQ is encoded by the coding sequence ATGCGAATCACCCTGTTCCTTGCCCTTTGCGCCTTCAGTTCAGTGAGTTCCCTGGCCCAGGGACTGACCGATAGGGACAGTTCCCTCTCCTTATTGCGGAGGGGGATAACCGAAAACAAAGTGGGAACAACAATCAGGGAACCATTCAATCCTTCCCAAAAGGCCTACGCCATTCCGGGCCAAACTTTACCGAAAGGCATCCGCGTGTTACGCAGCTTCAACAAGGACTATGTGATTGTGGCCATCCCAACGGAGCAGGAATGGAATTCACTTATCCGGCAGGGCATTCAACCCATTGCGGTCAACGACTATTGGAAACTATCCCCTGAGCTGGCAGAAACTGTCCTTGCAGCAAAGCAGGATGACCAGCAACAATCCTATTTAGTGGAACTGAGTGACCCAAAGGCATTCACTGATCATTACATAGGGAATCGCAACATAAGCTTCAGCAAGGTTTCCGGGCAACACAACATAGCGATCATCCGGACAAGTTTCCATTGGCTGGAAAAGCATATCCTGCAGGACACAATGGTACGCTTCATTGCCCGCCAACGCCAGCCTGTTGTGGAAAGGGAGCTGACCGGTTTCGACCTGAGCGCCAATGCCGTAAATGCCGCCCATCGTCTATGGCCTGACATTGATGGCCGTGGTCTTACCGTATCCATCAAGGAAGAAATAATGGATACGGTCGATATTGATTTCAAAGGCCGTTATAAGTCTTCCCCCGATGCCGCAAAACTGATGCAGGCACATGCCACCACCATGACCACTATTATAGCCGGTGGCGGCAATACCTATTTTACCGGGACAGGGGTGGCCAGGGGCAGCCAGTTCAGCTCCTCCGATTTTGCCAACCTGCTTCCTGATAATGATGCCAACCTAACCGGGACAGGCATTTCGGTCCAGAACCATTCCTATGGCACCGGCATCGAGAACTTCTATGGTGCAGACGCCCGGGCCTATGACCAGCAGGTCAACGCCCTCCCTTACCTGGTCCATGTGTTTTCTGCAGGTAATTCCGGCAGCCTCACCAGCACCAGTGGTCCTTATGCCGGCATTGAAAAAATGGCCAACCTGACCGGGAGTTTCAAGATGGCCAAGAACGTGATCCTGGTGGCCGCAATGGATTCAATTGGTAATATTCCGGCTGCCATTTCCAGGGGTCCGGCCTATGATGGCCGCCTCAAACCCGAACTGGTAGCATTCGGGGAAGATGGTAGTTCCGGTGCAGCTGCCCTGGTATCCGGCTTCTCCCTTCTGATCCAGCAGTCTTACCGCGACAAACATGGCCAATTGCCTTCAGCGGCACTGGTAAAATCCATCCTGGCCAGCACGGCAACGGATATAGGTGCGAGAGGCATCGACTTCGCCTCCGGCTATGGGGCAGTCAATGCTGTCAGGGCGATCGCCCTGGTAAAGAAAGGACAATACCATAATGGCATGATCAATACCGGACAGCAGGATAGCTACCGGTTAACCATACCCGAAAATATCGGTCAAGCGAGGATTGTCCTCTCCTGGCTGGATCCCGCAGCCCTTACCAACAGCAATACGGCGCTGGTCAATGACCTCGACCTGGAGCTGGTCAACGAATTGACCGGGGAAATATGGCAACCCTGGGTGCTCAACAGCACCCCATCGCTTGATGCATTGACCCAATTGGCCACCAGGAAAAGGGATAGCCTGAACAATACGGAAATGATCAGCCTTGATATACCGGCAGCGGGCAATTACCTGGTGAAGATCCGCGCTAACAACCTAGCCACTAACCTGCAGGCCTATGCGCTAAGCTGGCATTTTGATACCCTCAATACTTTCCAGTTCACCTTCCCTGTAAAAGGGGATAACCTCCTTCCCGGCAAACGCAACACCCTCAGGTGGCAATCCGGTTATAATGGAACTGGCCAACTGGAATACCAGCTTAACAATAGTGGCAGTTGGCAGTCGATGGATCCCAATGTTGACCTGTCTACACCTCATTATAAGTGGCAGGCTCCTGACCAGTTTGCCAGCATCACCTTCAGGATGACCATTGGCGCCAACACCTACCATTCTGATACCGTCAGCATCTCCAATAACTTATTGATCAGGACAGGATTCAATTGTGTAGACTCCTTCCTGATTTATTGGCAGAAAGCCCCAACAGCTGTACAGGGCTACAGGTTGTACCGGCTTGGTGATCGCTACCTCGAACCCTTTACCGAACTAACAGATACTGCATTGGTACAATATGCCAGCAACAATCCCTATGAATATTTTACTGTCGCCCCCATATTAGCAAACGGCGTTGAAGCTGAGAAAGCCTACACCTTCAATTACAAAACGCAGCAGACCGGCTGTTATATCAGGAACTTCCTGGCAGATGCAGGTCAACCCAATGAAGCAAGGTTAACACTGGAATTGGGCACCACTTATAGCGTAAAAAAGATCGGCTTTGAGCAACTGACCAAAAATGGCTTTATTGAGTTATCAGCGGTTAGCCCTGTTGTGACCTTCCAAAACATCACTACCACATTTGCTTCAAACGGCTTAAATATTTTCAGGGCCTATGTTGAACTCGAGAATGGCACCAGGCTATATACCCCCAATGAATCCGTATACCAATTCAATGAGAATCCTTACTATGTCTTTCCCAATCCGGTCAACAAAGGACAGTCGCTTAGAGTAATGGTGGAAGACCCGGAAGGAACTTCCTTTGTATTGTATGATATCAATGGCCGCCTCCTCTTCCAGCAGCGCCTGAGCAACACCATCCAATCCATCGACCTATCCAGGTTGCAGGCAGGTATCTATATCTATACCATCATCAAGGACGGACAAAGGCAACTCACCAAAAAACTGGTGATCCAATAA
- a CDS encoding FecCD family ABC transporter permease, producing the protein MKNKRQVIPALAVILVVTTVAAIAEGAVQIPVTAMVSGIQHWLSGEELIGLQENVFIELRLPRVLLCCLVGSILAVSGVLMQGLFRNPIVEPGLVGTSSGAACGAALVFVLAAGIDPGLKANLGAWLAPLFAFGGAMLATLLVYTLAGEGKGSSVVSLLLAGIAVNAIGLSGTGFLAYIARDPQARSITFWSLGTFSGASWWQVVIVGTTGISGCLLAFRYAKQLNTLLLGEEDANYLGVDTVMLKRKIMILNTAMVAIATAFVGVISFVGLIVPHILRLLMGSDNRKLLPAAALAGAILLNLADMAARLLLAPAEIPIGIITSLVGAPIFIILLKRSQLAVTKGEHHG; encoded by the coding sequence ATGAAAAATAAGCGTCAAGTTATCCCTGCACTTGCCGTGATCCTTGTGGTCACAACAGTGGCAGCCATAGCAGAAGGGGCGGTGCAGATCCCCGTTACAGCAATGGTCTCGGGAATACAGCATTGGTTAAGTGGCGAGGAGCTCATTGGCCTGCAGGAGAATGTCTTCATTGAACTTCGCCTGCCGAGGGTCTTGCTTTGTTGCCTGGTTGGTTCCATCCTGGCCGTCAGCGGTGTGCTGATGCAGGGGCTATTTCGAAATCCCATTGTTGAACCGGGATTGGTTGGCACCAGCTCCGGCGCTGCATGCGGGGCCGCCCTGGTATTTGTGCTCGCAGCAGGGATAGATCCCGGCTTGAAGGCCAACCTGGGTGCATGGCTGGCCCCACTATTTGCATTTGGTGGGGCAATGCTGGCCACCCTTCTGGTGTATACATTGGCCGGTGAAGGAAAAGGCTCATCGGTTGTATCCCTCTTACTCGCAGGCATTGCAGTCAATGCGATCGGCCTGAGTGGAACCGGCTTCCTGGCTTATATAGCCCGTGACCCCCAGGCCAGGAGCATCACCTTCTGGAGCCTGGGAACCTTTTCAGGCGCCAGCTGGTGGCAGGTAGTGATCGTTGGCACTACAGGAATTTCAGGCTGCCTGCTTGCTTTCCGTTATGCCAAACAACTGAATACATTATTGCTGGGCGAGGAAGATGCGAATTACCTTGGCGTTGATACGGTGATGCTTAAGCGAAAGATCATGATCCTGAATACCGCCATGGTAGCCATTGCCACTGCATTCGTTGGCGTGATCAGTTTTGTCGGCCTGATCGTTCCACACATCCTGCGCCTGCTCATGGGTAGTGATAACCGGAAACTGTTGCCAGCTGCAGCATTGGCCGGGGCTATCCTGCTCAACCTGGCCGATATGGCCGCCAGGCTTCTATTGGCGCCAGCAGAGATCCCGATCGGGATCATCACCTCTTTGGTTGGCGCACCAATATTCATCATCCTGCTAAAGAGATCGCAACTGGCGGTCACGAAAGGAGAGCATCATGGTTAA
- a CDS encoding heme ABC transporter ATP-binding protein has translation MVKLEQVEYSSGKKRIIQKLDVCLEAGKLHVIIGPNGSGKSTTLKLIAGELNPTSGKVFLNGIDLKNIGKAELARFRAVMSQHAQLSFPLPVGEVVMMGRYPFFDIRPSAADESIVETAMQRTGVRHLAGRDYLTLSGGEKQRVQFARVLAQLESDGEPSNKLLLLDEAVASLDIKFQHQVLKEAKALVNQGVTVVCILHDLNLGLQYGDSLLMMKEGSMVYRLDQPHNLTPAMIRDVFDVEASIIQPHAANRPVIVY, from the coding sequence ATGGTTAAACTGGAACAGGTTGAATACAGCTCAGGAAAAAAAAGGATCATCCAAAAACTGGATGTTTGCCTCGAAGCCGGCAAGCTGCATGTGATCATTGGACCGAATGGCTCCGGCAAATCCACTACACTTAAACTCATAGCCGGTGAGTTGAACCCAACCAGCGGAAAGGTCTTTCTCAATGGCATCGACCTGAAGAACATCGGGAAAGCTGAACTGGCCAGGTTCCGTGCAGTAATGAGCCAACATGCCCAGCTCAGTTTTCCCCTACCTGTTGGCGAGGTAGTAATGATGGGCAGGTACCCCTTCTTTGATATCAGGCCATCCGCCGCTGACGAAAGTATTGTGGAAACGGCCATGCAAAGAACAGGCGTACGGCACCTGGCGGGGCGCGACTACTTAACCCTTTCAGGAGGAGAGAAACAAAGGGTCCAATTTGCCAGGGTCTTGGCCCAGCTGGAATCAGATGGAGAACCCTCCAACAAGTTATTATTGTTGGATGAAGCCGTTGCCAGCCTGGACATTAAATTCCAGCACCAGGTTTTGAAAGAAGCAAAAGCTTTGGTCAACCAAGGGGTCACTGTTGTTTGCATCCTTCATGACCTCAACCTGGGGTTGCAATATGGAGATTCCTTATTGATGATGAAGGAAGGGTCCATGGTGTATCGATTGGATCAACCCCATAACCTTACCCCGGCCATGATCCGCGATGTTTTTGATGTAGAGGCAAGCATCATTCAGCCTCATGCAGCCAACAGGCCGGTAATTGTATATTGA
- a CDS encoding VOC family protein, whose product MNQRLVQIAIVVRDYDEAIQFYVHTLGFELVEDSVMSPTKRWVVVRPKGSGGANVLLAKAANPEQESVVGRQTGGRVFLFLHTDDFDRDYERYRDAGVKFIREPAVEDFGKVSVFEDLYGNLWDLIEPR is encoded by the coding sequence ATGAACCAAAGACTTGTCCAGATAGCCATTGTTGTAAGGGATTACGATGAAGCCATCCAATTTTATGTGCATACACTTGGTTTTGAACTGGTGGAAGATTCTGTAATGAGTCCCACCAAGCGCTGGGTGGTGGTTAGGCCAAAGGGGAGCGGAGGTGCCAATGTGCTATTGGCCAAGGCCGCTAATCCTGAACAGGAGAGCGTTGTCGGTCGCCAGACAGGTGGGCGCGTATTCCTTTTCCTGCATACCGATGATTTTGACCGTGATTATGAGCGCTATCGCGACGCGGGCGTGAAATTCATCCGGGAGCCGGCCGTTGAGGACTTTGGTAAGGTATCTGTTTTTGAAGACCTGTACGGGAACCTCTGGGACCTGATCGAGCCGAGATAA
- a CDS encoding heme/hemin ABC transporter substrate-binding protein, with amino-acid sequence MKKILVIILAIGTLTACGRFGKKEKDGAGMRIVSLSKHLTEFIFALGKGHELVAVDLSSTYPDSAKQLPTVGYHRALNPEGIIAANPGLVVHSNDIGPDNVLPQITKAGLSVKSFGGANTIDSTRMLIRELGQFFHEEKMANSLVAKMDSDLQKAEAFLQSRAITDTPSVMIIHFGRAMNIYFVMSGRKGPGDKMIELAGGKVAGYDGKGARQLSAEAVAAADPDIIIATDYGYDQMGSMDKFISTVPGVALTKAGKNKRIIRFEEHDLVYFGPRTGENIIQLIQQIHPNGSNEK; translated from the coding sequence ATGAAAAAAATACTTGTGATCATTTTGGCCATCGGGACATTGACAGCCTGTGGCCGTTTTGGAAAGAAGGAAAAAGATGGTGCAGGCATGCGGATCGTCAGTCTATCGAAGCACCTTACTGAATTCATCTTTGCCTTGGGTAAAGGGCATGAGCTGGTGGCAGTAGACCTTAGCAGTACCTATCCCGACAGCGCCAAACAATTACCAACCGTGGGCTATCACCGTGCCCTGAACCCGGAAGGCATCATTGCCGCGAACCCCGGATTGGTAGTCCACAGTAATGATATCGGACCTGACAATGTACTGCCACAGATCACCAAAGCCGGTCTAAGCGTCAAAAGCTTTGGTGGGGCGAACACCATCGACAGCACCAGGATGCTGATCCGTGAACTGGGACAGTTCTTCCATGAAGAAAAAATGGCCAACTCACTGGTGGCCAAAATGGATAGCGATTTACAAAAGGCGGAGGCATTCCTTCAATCAAGGGCCATTACAGACACGCCATCAGTAATGATCATTCATTTTGGCCGGGCCATGAATATCTATTTTGTCATGAGTGGCAGGAAAGGTCCTGGCGATAAGATGATCGAGCTGGCGGGCGGGAAAGTGGCAGGATACGATGGCAAGGGGGCACGCCAGTTAAGTGCGGAGGCGGTTGCTGCTGCCGATCCTGATATCATCATAGCAACAGACTATGGCTATGACCAGATGGGCAGCATGGACAAGTTCATCAGTACCGTGCCAGGTGTTGCCCTGACCAAGGCCGGTAAAAACAAACGCATCATCCGTTTTGAGGAGCATGACCTGGTTTACTTTGGTCCAAGGACCGGCGAGAATATCATTCAATTGATCCAGCAGATCCACCCAAATGGCAGCAATGAAAAATAA
- a CDS encoding DinB family protein: MTILANLLRELEQESVTTRKMLERIPEDKFDWKPHPKSMDLRMLSTHLAELPSWVPMILHTNELDFEVMDHKLPVIKSRAELLAFFEQSLAEGKKALAEGNDGMLEGDWTLRSGAKIHDVSPRPEVMRMTYCQIVHHRAQLGVYLRLLDVPIPGSYGPSADENTF, translated from the coding sequence ATGACAATCTTAGCCAATTTGCTCCGTGAGCTGGAGCAGGAGTCAGTGACGACCAGGAAAATGCTGGAAAGGATCCCTGAAGACAAGTTCGACTGGAAGCCCCATCCCAAGAGTATGGACCTGCGTATGCTGTCCACCCACCTGGCAGAACTGCCTTCCTGGGTGCCGATGATCCTCCATACCAATGAACTTGATTTCGAAGTGATGGACCATAAACTCCCTGTTATCAAATCCCGTGCGGAACTACTGGCCTTTTTCGAGCAATCGCTGGCAGAAGGCAAGAAGGCCCTGGCCGAAGGGAATGACGGGATGCTGGAAGGCGACTGGACCCTTCGCAGTGGGGCGAAGATCCATGACGTATCTCCCAGGCCTGAAGTGATGCGCATGACCTATTGCCAGATCGTACACCATCGCGCCCAATTGGGGGTATACCTGAGACTGCTGGACGTACCTATCCCCGGCAGCTACGGACCCAGCGCGGATGAGAATACATTCTGA
- a CDS encoding M57 family metalloprotease: protein MQNKFRLSALALALLIAGASCKKAATVAEEPNAVTQEVVDGIKAMGFTTTGIQATDGGYIVEGDIFISRNDLGRNMQGAILRVGQSEQYRTTNLVTGLPRVITISVDSRLASSYVAATDEAIARFNAENLQLTFQRVSSGANIAITQAPRNAQYLASAGFPTAQGNPHNQVLVNTRAIGSQPQSTVATILAHEIGHCIGFRHTDYMDRSYSCGGSTANEGASTVGAILIPGTPAGPDPNSWMLACIGSGQNRPFNANDKTALSYLY, encoded by the coding sequence ATGCAAAACAAATTCCGTTTGTCAGCCTTAGCGCTGGCTTTGCTTATCGCAGGTGCTTCATGTAAGAAGGCTGCTACAGTGGCTGAAGAGCCAAATGCTGTAACCCAGGAAGTGGTGGATGGCATCAAGGCCATGGGTTTCACTACCACTGGCATCCAGGCCACCGATGGTGGTTACATTGTGGAAGGTGATATTTTCATCTCCAGGAATGACCTTGGCCGCAACATGCAAGGCGCTATCCTGCGTGTTGGCCAGTCAGAGCAGTACCGCACCACTAACCTGGTGACAGGTCTTCCCCGCGTGATCACCATTAGTGTTGATTCAAGGCTGGCTTCTTCCTATGTTGCCGCAACCGATGAAGCGATTGCCCGTTTCAATGCGGAGAACCTCCAGCTGACTTTCCAAAGGGTAAGTTCTGGTGCTAATATCGCGATTACCCAGGCTCCAAGGAATGCCCAGTACCTGGCTTCTGCCGGTTTCCCTACTGCGCAAGGCAATCCCCATAACCAGGTCCTGGTTAACACCCGTGCAATCGGCAGCCAGCCCCAGAGTACAGTGGCCACTATCCTGGCCCACGAGATCGGTCATTGCATTGGTTTCCGTCATACCGACTACATGGATCGCAGTTATAGCTGTGGTGGTTCAACTGCCAATGAAGGTGCTTCCACTGTAGGAGCTATCCTGATCCCAGGTACCCCTGCCGGTCCTGATCCAAACTCCTGGATGCTGGCTTGTATCGGTAGCGGCCAGAACCGTCCGTTCAATGCGAACGACAAGACTGCCCTCTCTTACCTGTATTAA
- a CDS encoding acyl-CoA dehydrogenase family protein, with product MGQSLALEQVIPAAIMERIRRYSASAEQMRQLHPEQVAILHQEGWLRMMVPKAYGGLELGFPEVIRLEEALAWVDGSIGWTVTLCSGANWFIGFLPDETAKEFFGDSHVCLAGSGAPTGTAQITGNGYIINGRWKYATGSPIATAFTANCLLEKDGQPILDANGQQAIRAFVFKQEEVIINDDWSTIGMIATASNSYEVEELEVPETRSFVITPDAARLDGLIFRVPFLPFATATLTANLSGMAIRFLELAGQLNEERLAKGQVDEAFGRMVKGSISESNRQITALRKLWYDLIEDYWKFGNTFGIFQEELSDLLAISSRGLANSSRHYVDEIYPLLGLAAANTATEINRVWRNLHTASQHALFASIQDHDQAQ from the coding sequence ATGGGCCAGTCATTGGCATTGGAACAGGTCATCCCTGCAGCGATCATGGAAAGGATACGCCGGTATTCAGCAAGCGCCGAACAAATGCGGCAACTGCACCCGGAACAAGTGGCCATTCTTCACCAGGAGGGCTGGTTGAGAATGATGGTGCCAAAGGCCTACGGAGGATTGGAGCTGGGCTTTCCTGAAGTGATCAGGTTGGAAGAAGCCCTGGCATGGGTGGATGGAAGCATAGGATGGACCGTCACCTTGTGCAGTGGCGCCAATTGGTTCATTGGATTCCTTCCCGATGAAACAGCAAAGGAGTTCTTTGGCGATTCGCATGTTTGTCTCGCCGGCAGCGGTGCACCCACTGGTACGGCCCAAATCACAGGGAATGGGTATATCATTAATGGACGGTGGAAATACGCTACAGGCAGTCCGATCGCTACTGCCTTCACCGCCAACTGCCTGCTGGAGAAAGATGGGCAACCCATACTGGATGCAAATGGACAGCAGGCAATAAGGGCATTTGTATTCAAACAGGAAGAAGTGATCATCAACGATGACTGGTCAACCATTGGCATGATCGCTACTGCCAGTAACAGTTACGAAGTAGAAGAACTGGAAGTTCCTGAAACAAGGAGTTTTGTCATAACACCCGACGCCGCGCGGCTCGATGGACTGATCTTCCGGGTTCCATTTTTGCCATTTGCCACCGCTACCCTCACTGCCAATCTATCGGGAATGGCCATACGATTCCTGGAATTGGCCGGGCAGCTCAATGAAGAGCGGCTCGCCAAAGGCCAGGTAGACGAAGCATTTGGCAGGATGGTGAAGGGATCCATCAGTGAATCCAACCGACAAATCACCGCGTTACGAAAGCTTTGGTACGATCTCATTGAGGATTACTGGAAATTCGGCAACACCTTTGGGATATTCCAGGAAGAACTTTCAGATCTGTTGGCAATAAGCAGCAGGGGACTTGCCAATAGTTCAAGGCATTATGTAGATGAGATCTATCCGCTCCTTGGACTCGCCGCTGCCAACACGGCTACCGAGATCAACCGGGTTTGGCGCAACCTGCATACGGCCAGTCAGCATGCCTTGTTCGCCTCCATTCAAGACCACGATCAGGCACAATAG